The Allocoprobacillus halotolerans nucleotide sequence TTCTTGATGTTCTTGAAAAATACACATGGTTATGGTACTATGGTAACGATTAAGAAAAGAGGGATTTCATGTCAAAAACAAATAGTATTATAAAGAAAATTATTGATTGGAAAGTCATTTTAGGTATACAAGCCATCGCTTCATTAGCATTAATTGGTATTATCTTTAAATTAGGTGCTCTACCAATGCAATATGCTTTGATTGTGATTGCTGTGGTTGCCTTATTATGTGTTGGAACATTTTTCTTGATGAAACCATCAAAGAAAAAAGGACAAGGAAAAATACGTAATATAATTGGTAAATTAGTAAGTGTTTTACTAAGTGTAGCCTTGTTATTTGGAACTTTATCAATTGCTCAAGGAACATCGGTTTTGGATGCGATTACTGGTGCTAATATACAAACACAACGTTATACTGTTGTTGTTTTGGAAGAAAGTTCTTATAAACAGTTATCTGATTTAAAGAATGAAACAATTGAAACAGTTTCTTCAGTAGATGAAGAAAATGCAAAAAAAGTGATTGCGGCTATGCAAAAAGAAGAATCATCTATTAAAACAAAAGATATTGATAGTTATACAACAATCGCTAATGATTTATATGACAAAAAAACAAATGCAATTTTAGTGAATGAATCATACTATGCAATTATTGAAGCAGAGCATGAAGATTTCCAAAATGAAACACGTGCCATCTGGTCATATGAAATTGAAGAAGAAATTAAAGATATTTCTAAAAAGGTTGATGTAGATGAAGAACCATTTATCGTATATATTAGTGGTATTGATACATCAGGTCCAGTATCAACAGTATCTCGTTCAGATGTTAATATGATTGTGACAGTTAATCCTAAGACAAAACAAATCTTATTAACAAGTATTCCTAGAGATTATTATGTCACTCTTGCTAATAAAGGGAAGAAAGATAAATTAACACATTCTGGTTTAGCTGGTATTGATAATACTGTTGCAACAATGGAAAATTTCTTAGGTATCGATATTAACTATTATGCCAGAGTGAACTTTACATCATTAATTAAGATGGTTGATGCTTTAGGTGGTATCACAATTAATAATGATGTGGCGTTCACAGGATTTAATGGAACTTATTTTGCAAAAGGAAATATTTCTATTGATGGTGATGAGGCATTAGAATATTCAAGAGAAAGACATGCATTTGGTGCTGGAGATAATGAACGTGTTTTCCATCAACAAATTGTTATTATGGGAATGTTGAATAAAATGATGTCGCCATCTGTTATTACAAATTATTCAAGTGTTTTAAATGCTATTGAAGGATGCTTTGAAACAAATATGTCATCTAGTGAAATTACAAGTTTAATTCAAATGCAAATTAATGATATGTCATCATGGAATATGGTACAAAAACAGTTCTCTGGTCATGGTGTCTTACAAACTGGTGGAGCTTATATGCCAAGTTCAAAATTATATTATATGATTCCTGATGACAATAGCGTTGCTGAAAATGTAGCAGCAATTAAGAGTGTCTTAAATGGTGAAACAGTAGAATAAAAAAGTGGAAGGGAACTTCCACTTTTATGCATAAAGGGGTAGGTTATGATTGATAAAATATTAGTTGATAGAAAATATTTTAAATTATTGTTTATCTTATATGTATTTACAAATACTTTAGCATTAGGATATTTTGGGATTAATTTTAATCCATTATCTGTTATAGTTTTTATATATGGTTGTGCTATGATTTTCTATAGTATCATAAAAAAAGAATTCTTCTATTCAAAAAATCATTTATTGTTAATTGGATTATATGGTGCTTTACTTTTGATTGCAACTTTTCTCAATAAAGATTATTCCACAAAGAATTCTTTAGTAATAGCAAGTATGCAATTGCTTATTTTTACATTGATATTTGCTCAACCAAAATCAATGACTTTAAAAAACTCAAACAAGAATTACATAGTATTATTCCTTTGACATGTTTTTTAGTAGGAAGTGCTTCGCTCATTTCATTGTTTATGTATTTTTTAAATATTTCAGGCAGTCAAAATGGATGGTATATTGGTCTTGTAGGAAATCGTTTATTTGGTGTTTACTTTAACTGTAACCCAGCATCTTTTTTAGCCATTATTGTTATTTTAATGTCAATGATTGCAATTAAAAACCATTATGAATATAGTTTTCTTTACATTGTGAATATAGGTATTCAGTTATCCTATATTATTTTGACACAATGCCGAGCCGCAATTATTATTCTTGCTGTTATTTTAACAGCAGTTGCTTATTATCGCTTTTTTAGAGCCAAAGAACTTTCAACAATGAAAAGAATTGGTTTAAATATAGGTATGTGTTTATGTATGCTTTTAGGAACAAAAGTTGTACAAGAAGTTGCTTTCATTATCCCTCAAATTCAAGGTGCTAAAGAAGAATCAGACAGTCGTTTTCAATTAGAAAAAATTAAAGATATCATATCCTTAACAATGACTGGAGAACTTCAAAACATTCCTAAAATTATTGATTTAGCAGATGAAGTCAGCAGTGGTAGAATCACGCTTGCAAAAGATTCCCTAAAGGTTTGGCAACAAAGTCCAATTCAAGGAATAGGGGCTGGTAATTTTAGAAATATGCTTGTTGATGTAAGTCAAAGTGATGATTGGGGACAACAGATTCTCCATAGCCATAATGTCTTTATGGAATCATTAATTACAGCTGGTATATTTGGATGCTTATTATTTATCCTCTTTTTTATAAAAACACTCTTTATTTCAAGAGATATCTTGTTAAAATATCGTAATAAAAAATCATATTTCATTATTTTATTATTTATTATGATCGTTGTGAGTGAATTTATTGGTGGGTTCTTTGATTTTGGTGTTTTCTATGTTTATTCCTTATCGGCGACTTTAGCGTGGTTATTTTTAGGATATATTTACTGGTTAAATGATCAAAGTGATATGTCATTAGTTGATCAAAGTGATGTTGCTGTTTTTAATAAATATGAATTATTGTCTATTATTTATCATAAAGAAGATATTGATGTTTTAAAACCAGAATTTGAGATTTTAGATAGCCATTATCAAGATGACGATTATGTAATGAAAGTTCAATACTATTTAGGACAATCTTCATTTACATATGATATTTATTATACTTTATATGATAAGCAGGAGCATATCAATAAAAAACTGGCGAGAGATTTCTATTCATTAATTGAAGATGAGATTAAAGGTATTTATAATCAATCACAGATTAAGTAAAAGATAATCAAATAAATCATTTCATATGGCAAGAAAAGCTTATTTTCTTGCCATATTTTTTGTATGCCGGGCATGGCATATATCTAGGTGGTGAAAGTCCACTGTGGGGGGCGATGTCGCAACTGCCAACCACTAGCCAATATCAAGGGTGTCTATCGTGAGATGGAATCTGAAAGAAGATGGAGGCAAAGTCCTGGTCCGAGGAACACGAATCACATCAGGCATATAATAGGGACGAGTGTGCAAAACAACACGAAGTCATAAGAGGTTGCGGAATAGGACTATTATATGTAAATGTGGCGGATATATGGGAGGAAAGAGATATGACCTTATCCCGGGAGGTCTCACTAGCGATACAGCAGTAACAACGAATAGTGAGAAGTCAGCAGAAGTCGTAGTAGTAAGGAAGTGACTGTAATGGTCATGGAGCGAAGGACTGAATAAATCTATCAGTTATTGAATTTTGAATTGATTTCATTATACGAAACCGTGGAGATAGACGAGTACACTAGAAGACCCGAAAGAAGAATGTAGGGAAGGTGAGTATAATGGATAGCGAAAGAAATGGAGGTAACGAAAATATGAAAACTGATAACACATTGCTTGAGGAAATGCTTAGTGATACTAATCTAGAACTAGCATTTACACAAGTCAAACGAAACAAAGGTGCAAGTGGAGTAGATGGAATGGAAGTAGCTGAACTTAAAGACTATTTAGATAAACATCTAGAAGAAATTAAGGACAGTATACGAAACAAGACATATAAGCCACAACCTGTGAGAAGAGTAGAAATACCCAAACCCGATGGCGGAATACGAAATCTAGGAGTGCCAACAGTACTTGATAGATTTGTCCAACAAGCCATAGCCCAAGTGTTAATACCTATCTATGAACCAATATTCAGTGACAATAGTTTTGGATTTAGACCAAATAGATGTTGCGAAATGGCAATCATCAAAGCATTGGAATATATGAATGAAGGCTATCAGTGGATAGTAGATATAGACCTAGAAAAGTTCTTTGATACAGTTAATCATGATAAACTTATTTCACTTGTCATGAAAGATGTAAAGAGTGGAGAAATAGTATCCCTAATTAGGAAATATCTAGTAAGCGGGATTATGATTGATAATGAATATAAAGAGTCAGTCGTAGGAACACCACAAGGTGGAAATCTAAGTCCGCTACTCAGTAACATAGTTCTCAATGAACTAGATAAGGAAATGGAAGCACGAGGACTAAGATTCACACGATATGCAGATGATTGTATTATATTAGTGGGTAGCAGTAAAGCCGCCGATAGAGTAATGGAAAACATTAGTAAATTCATAGAAAAGAAACTAGGACTTAAAGTAAATATGACTAAAAGTAAAGTTTCCAAACCTAATGATATTAAATATCTAGGATTTGGATTCTATTATGACTCTTTTTCATCTATGTGGAAAGCAAAACCACATGAGAAATCTATCGCAACACTGCAAACAAAACTAAGGAGACTAACAAATAGAAGTTGGTCAGTATCGTGGGAATATAGAATACTTAAGATAAGACAACTTGTAAATGGGTGGATTAACTATTACCGTATTGGAAATTTTATAAAAGTCTGTAGAAAACTAGATGCACAAATAAGATTTAGGATACGTATGTACTTATGGAAGAAATGGAAAACCATAGGAAATAGAGAAAAGCAACTAAGAAAGTTAGGGGCATTACCATGGCAAGCTAAAACTTGGGCAAACAGTCGAAAATCATATGCAAGATGTGCAAGTACATTTCTTCAAACAAGAATAACTAATGATTTATTATATAGAAAAGGACTACCATCAATGGTAGCCCAATATCAGTTAAAACATATTTCAGTATAGATTTAAACCGCCGTATGCCGAACGGCACGTACGGTGGTGTGAGAGGTCGAAAATAAATATAAAATTATTTATTTTCTCCTACTCGATTATTTCACTATTTTGATAAAGATTAAAAACGATTAATATTATTCAATTCTCAACAAATACAGTTATATCAATATAAATGATATTTGTTGAACTCATATTCAATATGAATTTATATTAAACAATGAGACTTCTTAATATTTTGGTTTTTTTGTTTTATAGATGAAAATAAATGACGCTATATTATTCATATCAAAATGTTGTAAACTTATATGAGAAAAGAAAATTTCATAATGTGGATGGAATTTGTAAAATAGTGAAAAAATATGCAAAATAATAATAAACACAACTATTCATGACAAAAATCATGTAAATAAAATATATATCTAAGGATATAAGGAGTGTTTATGAAAATAAGAATAGAAGAAGATTGTGGTATGAATCATCATCAAATGAAATTAGTTATTCATCCACAAATTAGACATATTGC carries:
- the ltrA gene encoding group II intron reverse transcriptase/maturase, yielding MDSERNGGNENMKTDNTLLEEMLSDTNLELAFTQVKRNKGASGVDGMEVAELKDYLDKHLEEIKDSIRNKTYKPQPVRRVEIPKPDGGIRNLGVPTVLDRFVQQAIAQVLIPIYEPIFSDNSFGFRPNRCCEMAIIKALEYMNEGYQWIVDIDLEKFFDTVNHDKLISLVMKDVKSGEIVSLIRKYLVSGIMIDNEYKESVVGTPQGGNLSPLLSNIVLNELDKEMEARGLRFTRYADDCIILVGSSKAADRVMENISKFIEKKLGLKVNMTKSKVSKPNDIKYLGFGFYYDSFSSMWKAKPHEKSIATLQTKLRRLTNRSWSVSWEYRILKIRQLVNGWINYYRIGNFIKVCRKLDAQIRFRIRMYLWKKWKTIGNREKQLRKLGALPWQAKTWANSRKSYARCASTFLQTRITNDLLYRKGLPSMVAQYQLKHISV
- a CDS encoding O-antigen ligase family protein → MTCFLVGSASLISLFMYFLNISGSQNGWYIGLVGNRLFGVYFNCNPASFLAIIVILMSMIAIKNHYEYSFLYIVNIGIQLSYIILTQCRAAIIILAVILTAVAYYRFFRAKELSTMKRIGLNIGMCLCMLLGTKVVQEVAFIIPQIQGAKEESDSRFQLEKIKDIISLTMTGELQNIPKIIDLADEVSSGRITLAKDSLKVWQQSPIQGIGAGNFRNMLVDVSQSDDWGQQILHSHNVFMESLITAGIFGCLLFILFFIKTLFISRDILLKYRNKKSYFIILLFIMIVVSEFIGGFFDFGVFYVYSLSATLAWLFLGYIYWLNDQSDMSLVDQSDVAVFNKYELLSIIYHKEDIDVLKPEFEILDSHYQDDDYVMKVQYYLGQSSFTYDIYYTLYDKQEHINKKLARDFYSLIEDEIKGIYNQSQIK
- a CDS encoding LCP family protein; this encodes MSKTNSIIKKIIDWKVILGIQAIASLALIGIIFKLGALPMQYALIVIAVVALLCVGTFFLMKPSKKKGQGKIRNIIGKLVSVLLSVALLFGTLSIAQGTSVLDAITGANIQTQRYTVVVLEESSYKQLSDLKNETIETVSSVDEENAKKVIAAMQKEESSIKTKDIDSYTTIANDLYDKKTNAILVNESYYAIIEAEHEDFQNETRAIWSYEIEEEIKDISKKVDVDEEPFIVYISGIDTSGPVSTVSRSDVNMIVTVNPKTKQILLTSIPRDYYVTLANKGKKDKLTHSGLAGIDNTVATMENFLGIDINYYARVNFTSLIKMVDALGGITINNDVAFTGFNGTYFAKGNISIDGDEALEYSRERHAFGAGDNERVFHQQIVIMGMLNKMMSPSVITNYSSVLNAIEGCFETNMSSSEITSLIQMQINDMSSWNMVQKQFSGHGVLQTGGAYMPSSKLYYMIPDDNSVAENVAAIKSVLNGETVE